One region of Halalkalicoccus tibetensis genomic DNA includes:
- a CDS encoding M20/M25/M40 family metallo-hydrolase codes for MDPITLLEQLIKIESDSEIARIQDFILDQLSDADLDSTGCIIARKEGDEPGPSLLLNTHMDVVSPHLEFERDGGRIKGRGAADAKGSLAAMMSAFSAVEPTAGSVELVISPDEETTQQGLYNYLSEGIDIDFAIVGEPTGLDVCPAARGHYDLLVTLTGESAHGATPESGVNATRCAAAAIARIERLPQLTDDLLGTNSFTPTIIRGGNRPNQVPDHAEFVVDYRTVPAESREEAISTIEQALDGIRCEYTVDLYENGSSLAAFKTDSSDPFVASFQSHTEAETGFTPAIKPFDAATEAAFFAPYAPVVVFGPGRISDGDQPIAHSAREFVPVADVENAAHVLTEYLTTQLD; via the coding sequence ATGGATCCGATCACGCTTCTGGAACAGCTCATCAAAATTGAAAGTGATTCGGAGATCGCCCGTATTCAGGACTTCATTCTGGATCAACTCAGTGACGCTGACCTCGATTCTACCGGCTGTATCATTGCTCGGAAGGAAGGCGATGAACCGGGACCATCACTCCTGCTCAACACGCATATGGACGTCGTCTCTCCTCATCTCGAGTTTGAACGGGATGGTGGTCGTATCAAAGGACGTGGAGCAGCCGATGCGAAAGGGAGTCTCGCAGCGATGATGAGTGCATTCTCCGCAGTGGAACCGACAGCCGGTAGCGTCGAGCTCGTGATCTCACCGGATGAAGAGACTACCCAGCAAGGCCTCTACAACTACCTCTCCGAAGGGATCGATATCGACTTTGCAATCGTTGGTGAACCGACCGGGTTAGATGTGTGTCCGGCAGCTCGCGGGCACTATGACCTTCTTGTCACCCTTACTGGTGAATCTGCCCATGGTGCAACACCTGAAAGCGGTGTCAATGCAACTCGCTGTGCTGCAGCTGCAATTGCTCGTATCGAACGTCTCCCACAGCTAACCGATGATCTACTGGGGACGAACAGTTTCACGCCAACGATCATTCGCGGTGGGAACCGTCCAAACCAGGTCCCAGATCACGCGGAATTCGTCGTCGATTACCGAACCGTCCCCGCTGAATCGCGTGAGGAAGCCATTTCGACCATCGAGCAAGCTCTCGATGGTATCCGCTGTGAGTATACCGTAGACCTCTACGAGAACGGATCTTCGCTAGCCGCGTTCAAAACAGACTCTTCGGATCCGTTCGTCGCTTCGTTCCAGTCTCATACCGAAGCTGAAACCGGATTCACGCCGGCGATCAAACCGTTTGACGCGGCGACAGAGGCAGCCTTTTTCGCTCCGTACGCCCCGGTCGTTGTCTTTGGACCGGGACGGATTAGCGACGGTGATCAGCCAATCGCGCATTCAGCACGCGAATTCGTTCCGGTCGCTGACGTTGAGAATGCGGCTCACGTGCTAACGGAATACCTCACAACCCAGCTCGATTGA